A stretch of Alkalicella caledoniensis DNA encodes these proteins:
- a CDS encoding MFS transporter produces the protein MNYRKNINIYSYYRMFGELIILGPIIMVFLREKGLSFSEIMLISSIGSISVFIFEVPTGILADKISRKYSLVLGSLLWTLQLIIMIFANSFLAFAVAEIFLALGITLKSGAKTALLYDSLKTINRENEIQKYEGKANPLIFYSQAIGSIAAGFLYTINIYLPFVISAVNTVIAAIIALRFSEPPIEDKKDKDSYFKFVKESGKYVMNHSKVKAVILYGTIFYMFYRAGFFFFQPYFEGVNINIKYFGLLFALFNIVAGIVAQNAHTIMSKAKRRTLTLLSGLMILSFFTMTITKVWIGAFAILLQQAARGLYPSIISKYMNKHIPSNRRATIMSLYSLVVNVSAALLYPVLGIIMDRSGVFAIHGIMTVAMLVLTAITLTYYGRVNNSLLNSEKVA, from the coding sequence ATGAACTACAGAAAAAACATTAATATTTACTCCTATTATCGTATGTTTGGTGAGTTGATAATCCTTGGACCAATCATTATGGTATTCCTAAGGGAAAAAGGCTTATCTTTTTCAGAGATAATGCTAATTAGCTCTATAGGTTCAATTAGTGTATTTATCTTTGAAGTACCAACAGGAATTTTAGCAGACAAAATAAGTAGAAAGTATAGCTTAGTATTAGGGAGCCTTTTGTGGACATTACAACTAATCATAATGATATTTGCCAACAGTTTTCTGGCCTTTGCCGTGGCTGAAATATTCTTAGCACTAGGTATAACATTAAAATCAGGTGCAAAAACAGCCCTTCTTTACGACAGTTTAAAAACAATCAATAGAGAAAACGAGATCCAAAAATATGAAGGGAAAGCTAACCCCCTCATATTTTATAGCCAGGCCATAGGTTCTATAGCTGCAGGCTTTTTGTATACCATAAACATATACTTGCCTTTTGTGATTTCTGCAGTAAATACTGTAATAGCTGCCATTATAGCCCTTAGGTTTTCTGAACCACCCATAGAAGACAAAAAAGATAAGGATTCCTACTTCAAATTTGTTAAAGAAAGTGGAAAATATGTGATGAATCATAGCAAAGTAAAGGCAGTAATCCTATACGGAACTATTTTTTACATGTTTTATAGGGCAGGTTTCTTTTTTTTCCAACCGTACTTTGAAGGAGTAAACATAAATATCAAATACTTTGGACTATTATTTGCATTATTTAACATAGTGGCAGGGATAGTGGCACAAAATGCCCATACCATAATGTCTAAGGCTAAAAGAAGAACACTCACCCTTTTATCAGGATTAATGATACTCTCTTTCTTCACGATGACAATCACTAAAGTTTGGATAGGGGCCTTTGCTATATTGCTACAACAAGCAGCCAGAGGCTTGTACCCATCAATCATAAGTAAGTACATGAACAAGCATATACCTTCAAACAGAAGAGCCACTATAATGTCACTGTACAGTCTTGTGGTAAATGTATCCGCAGCTTTACTATACCCAGTTCTAGGGATAATCATGGATAGATCAGGGGTATTTGCAATCCATGGAATAATGACTGTGGCTATGTTAGTGCTAACAGCTATAACACTAACTTACTATGGAAGAGTTAACAACTCATTACTAAACAGTGAGAAAGTAGCATAA
- the abc-f gene encoding ribosomal protection-like ABC-F family protein has protein sequence MIEIALKNIKKYYGGNEIIKDISLEVIRGEKVGIVGVNGSGKTTLFKIITGNENHDQGTLAISKGAVLGYLDQIPVFSDGVLVSEVLEMAFQEEFKLLKEIRALEQGMAITTGKELDRIMKQYADLHDLYTFKGGYEIEERISKVCTGLKITEEFKGRQFNSLSGGEKTTVMLGKILLQTCNVLLLDEPSNHLDMESIEWLEGYLRDYRGTVVIISHDRYFLDRVVNKIIEVEAGEAEIYHGNYSYFVEEKNRRLLEAMNAYKNQEKKLKSMEESIKRLRQWGIQGDNEKFFKKAASIQKRLDKIERLKKPIMERKKAQLQFNAKDRSGKDVISMKGVNKSFDGEGILSSLDMELSYGEKVAILGKNGCGKTTLIKVITGQYSCEAGEVKIGSNVKIGYLEQNIVFPNEGETILGYFRDKYPCNEGVARSILSKYLFYGEDVFKKLGSLSGGEKSRLRLCQLIYDNVNTLILDEPTNHLDIESREMLEESLDDFKGTVLFISHDRYFVNGLAEKVMLLNDGKITEYQGNYDYYKEKCKDEASIGEKKNQICTKKKESLSKPKVIQTNKVKPQEKIEIEIEELEQIISSIEVKMQSELSLEQLQTLQNEKEELQNKLDLLLEAWVGA, from the coding sequence ATGATAGAAATAGCTTTGAAAAATATAAAAAAATATTATGGCGGTAATGAAATAATAAAGGATATAAGTTTAGAAGTTATACGTGGTGAAAAAGTGGGTATTGTGGGAGTTAATGGTTCAGGTAAAACTACACTTTTTAAAATTATTACTGGAAATGAAAATCACGACCAAGGTACATTAGCTATAAGTAAAGGCGCAGTGCTAGGATATCTTGATCAAATTCCTGTTTTTTCTGATGGGGTGCTGGTTTCAGAAGTTCTAGAAATGGCTTTCCAAGAAGAGTTTAAATTATTAAAAGAAATCAGAGCTTTGGAGCAAGGCATGGCCATAACTACAGGAAAAGAACTAGATAGAATAATGAAACAATACGCAGACTTACATGACTTGTACACCTTCAAGGGTGGGTATGAAATAGAAGAAAGAATAAGTAAAGTCTGCACAGGGCTGAAAATTACAGAAGAGTTCAAAGGCCGCCAATTTAATAGTTTGAGTGGCGGAGAAAAAACCACAGTAATGCTTGGGAAAATACTTCTTCAAACATGTAATGTTTTACTTTTAGATGAGCCATCTAACCACTTGGATATGGAATCAATAGAATGGCTTGAAGGATATCTAAGGGACTATAGGGGAACAGTTGTGATTATATCCCATGACAGATACTTTTTGGACAGAGTTGTAAACAAAATTATTGAGGTGGAAGCAGGGGAAGCAGAAATATACCATGGTAACTATTCTTACTTTGTGGAAGAGAAGAACCGCAGATTATTAGAAGCTATGAATGCATATAAAAATCAAGAGAAAAAATTAAAATCCATGGAGGAATCCATCAAGAGATTAAGGCAGTGGGGGATCCAAGGCGACAATGAGAAGTTTTTCAAGAAGGCTGCCAGTATCCAAAAAAGGCTTGATAAAATAGAAAGATTGAAAAAACCCATAATGGAACGGAAAAAGGCTCAACTGCAGTTTAATGCTAAAGACAGATCAGGCAAGGATGTAATTAGCATGAAAGGAGTAAATAAATCCTTTGATGGTGAAGGGATATTGAGCTCTTTGGATATGGAATTATCTTACGGAGAAAAGGTTGCTATTTTAGGTAAAAATGGATGTGGTAAAACAACCTTAATCAAAGTGATAACTGGGCAATATAGCTGTGAAGCAGGAGAGGTAAAGATAGGCTCCAATGTGAAAATAGGATACCTTGAACAAAACATTGTATTTCCTAATGAAGGCGAAACCATACTTGGGTATTTCAGAGATAAATATCCTTGCAACGAAGGAGTTGCAAGGAGCATACTATCTAAATACTTGTTTTATGGAGAGGATGTATTTAAGAAGCTAGGGTCTTTGTCAGGTGGAGAAAAAAGCAGATTAAGACTTTGCCAGCTGATTTATGACAATGTCAATACATTGATACTAGATGAACCTACAAATCACTTGGATATTGAATCTAGGGAGATGCTAGAGGAGTCGTTAGATGATTTTAAAGGAACAGTGTTATTTATTTCCCATGATAGGTACTTTGTTAACGGTCTGGCAGAAAAAGTAATGCTTCTTAATGATGGTAAAATAACTGAGTATCAAGGAAACTATGACTACTATAAAGAAAAGTGCAAAGATGAAGCTAGTATAGGGGAAAAGAAGAATCAAATATGCACTAAGAAAAAAGAATCACTTTCCAAGCCTAAAGTTATTCAAACAAATAAAGTTAAGCCACAAGAGAAAATAGAGATTGAGATAGAAGAACTAGAGCAAATAATAAGCTCAATAGAAGTTAAAATGCAAAGTGAACTGAGCCTAGAACAACTTCAGACACTACAAAATGAAAAAGAAGAATTACAAAATAAATTGGATTTGTTATTAGAAGCCTGGGTAGGGGCTTAG
- a CDS encoding DNA topoisomerase III has translation MDKKLVLAEKPSVGRDLAKALNCNKKGNGFMEGEKHIVTWALGHLVTLADPEAYGKQYANWSLEHLPMLPKQLELVVIKQTGKQYNTVKSLMHRKDVREIIIATDAGREGELVARWIIEKANVKKPIKRLWISSVTDKAIKEGFNKLRDGRKYENLYLSAVARAEADWLVGINATRALTTKFNAQLSCGRVQSPTLAIIAAREEEISSFKPKEFYGLKAVCNDITFTWQDSKTKDMKTFDKEKIERIAKASTNQKVEVIDIDKNLKKTYSPGLYDLTELQRDANRIWGYSAKDTLSIMQKLYENHKVLTYPRTDSRFISSDIVETIKDRLKACSVGPYGKLTSKILKNPIKVNKNFVDDSKVSDHHAIIPTEEYVNLTALNDKERKIFDLVVKRFFAVLYPPFEYEQTTISAKVNSEIFTAKGKMVISQGWKEVYDNSFDDESKGTEQDQSLPKVKIAKGDILDISRIEKTSGYTKPPAFFSEGTLLSAMENPSKYMERDNKELVKIIGETGGIGTVATRADIIEKLFNSFLIEKKGKDIAITSKGKQLLELVPRDLKSPTLTAQWEQKLDSIAKGKLNKDKFIEEIRHYTKETVQEIKNSNDKFIHDNITRSKCPECGKYMLEVNGKRGKMLVCQDRDCGKREMVAKVTNARCPNCRKKLELRGEGEGQIFVCPCGHKEKLSAFNERKKQSNTKVSKKDVNKYLKDQNKQKEEPMNSALADALAKLKFDK, from the coding sequence ATGGATAAAAAATTAGTTTTAGCGGAAAAACCCTCTGTGGGAAGGGATCTAGCAAAAGCCCTAAATTGTAACAAAAAAGGTAATGGATTCATGGAAGGTGAAAAACATATAGTCACATGGGCACTGGGACATTTGGTAACACTTGCCGACCCTGAAGCCTATGGAAAGCAATACGCTAATTGGAGCCTTGAACATCTTCCAATGCTACCTAAACAGTTGGAACTGGTAGTAATTAAACAAACTGGCAAGCAGTATAATACTGTTAAATCGCTAATGCACAGAAAAGATGTTAGGGAGATAATCATTGCCACAGATGCTGGTAGGGAAGGTGAGCTTGTGGCTAGGTGGATTATAGAAAAGGCCAATGTAAAAAAGCCTATCAAAAGGCTCTGGATATCTTCCGTCACTGACAAGGCCATCAAAGAAGGGTTTAACAAGCTAAGGGACGGAAGAAAGTACGAGAACCTATACCTATCTGCTGTGGCTAGGGCAGAAGCTGACTGGCTAGTGGGTATAAATGCAACTAGGGCACTGACTACTAAGTTCAATGCTCAACTTTCCTGTGGAAGGGTACAGTCACCAACCCTAGCTATAATTGCAGCTAGGGAAGAAGAAATAAGTAGTTTTAAGCCAAAGGAATTTTATGGTTTAAAGGCAGTATGTAATGATATAACCTTTACTTGGCAGGATTCAAAGACAAAGGATATGAAAACCTTTGATAAGGAAAAGATTGAAAGAATAGCAAAGGCCTCAACTAATCAAAAAGTTGAAGTCATAGATATAGACAAAAACTTGAAAAAAACATATTCTCCTGGGCTGTATGACCTTACTGAACTGCAGAGGGACGCAAACAGAATATGGGGCTATAGTGCCAAGGATACATTGTCCATTATGCAAAAACTATATGAGAATCATAAGGTTTTAACATACCCAAGGACAGACTCAAGGTTTATATCTTCGGATATCGTAGAGACCATAAAGGATAGGCTAAAGGCATGTAGTGTAGGGCCTTATGGTAAGTTAACAAGTAAGATTCTTAAAAATCCCATTAAAGTAAATAAAAACTTTGTGGACGATAGCAAGGTTTCAGACCATCATGCTATCATTCCAACAGAGGAATATGTAAACTTAACTGCTTTAAATGATAAAGAACGTAAGATATTTGATTTAGTTGTAAAGAGATTCTTTGCTGTGTTATATCCTCCCTTTGAATACGAACAAACAACAATTTCAGCTAAAGTTAACAGTGAGATTTTTACCGCCAAGGGGAAAATGGTTATATCCCAAGGTTGGAAAGAAGTATATGATAATAGCTTTGATGATGAATCTAAAGGTACAGAGCAAGATCAAAGCTTGCCCAAGGTAAAGATAGCCAAGGGAGACATATTAGATATATCAAGGATTGAAAAGACCAGTGGGTACACTAAACCACCTGCTTTCTTTAGTGAGGGAACCCTTCTTTCTGCAATGGAAAACCCCAGTAAGTATATGGAACGGGATAATAAAGAACTTGTAAAAATCATAGGTGAGACAGGTGGCATAGGAACTGTGGCCACTAGGGCTGATATCATTGAAAAACTTTTCAATAGCTTCCTTATAGAAAAAAAGGGAAAAGATATAGCAATAACATCTAAAGGGAAGCAACTTTTAGAACTTGTACCAAGGGATCTGAAATCGCCCACACTAACTGCCCAGTGGGAACAAAAACTTGACTCCATAGCTAAAGGTAAGCTAAATAAAGATAAATTTATTGAGGAAATCCGCCATTACACAAAGGAAACCGTTCAAGAAATCAAAAACAGCAACGATAAATTTATACACGACAACATAACCAGAAGCAAGTGTCCTGAGTGTGGTAAGTACATGCTTGAGGTTAATGGCAAAAGAGGTAAGATGCTGGTTTGCCAAGATAGGGACTGTGGTAAAAGGGAAATGGTTGCTAAGGTAACCAATGCCCGCTGTCCTAACTGCCGTAAGAAGCTAGAACTGAGGGGGGAAGGGGAAGGCCAAATATTTGTTTGCCCCTGCGGCCATAAGGAAAAGCTCTCTGCTTTCAATGAAAGGAAAAAACAGAGCAATACAAAGGTATCCAAAAAGGATGTAAACAAATATCTTAAGGATCAGAACAAACAAAAAGAAGAACCCATGAATTCAGCTCTAGCAGATGCCTTAGCAAAGCTAAAGTTTGACAAGTAG
- a CDS encoding FAD-dependent oxidoreductase, which yields MKLNFDISPKSFWIDSIPQPTLPSLQEDLNVDVAIVGGGMVGITTAFLLKKAGYSVAILESGSILKGTTGYTTAKITSQHNLIYDKLTKSLGQEKAWQYATANETAIKTISDIVTEHKIDCDFTRQNAYVFTQSDEYISQIEAETLRAVDLGIDATYTNELQIPIQVKAAIQFNNQAQFHPRKYLLALANQVNEKGDTIYENTRCVDIKENSVITDTGKKVTAKYIVIASHFPFYEGFGMYFTRLHPERSYVVGVKTKEDFAGGMYINAEEPTRSLRYTDFDGQKLVLVGGENHKTGQSKDTSMHYSNLLDFAREIYTVEDVPFHWSTQDLLTLDDIPYVGNLTAKHENIFVATGFGKWGMTNSTAASMIISDLITKGENPWLDVYNPSRFTPTASAKTFISENLNVAANLFTGKIATLSKHSEIEKGHAVVLEGGGQKLGCYKDEEGILHVVDTTCTHMGCELNWNNAEKSWDCPCHGSRFNHKGVVIEGPAYKNLSYKGNKVE from the coding sequence ATGAAATTGAATTTTGATATATCCCCCAAATCCTTTTGGATTGATTCTATACCACAGCCCACACTACCTTCTTTACAAGAAGATTTAAATGTAGATGTAGCAATAGTGGGAGGGGGCATGGTAGGGATCACAACAGCATTTCTTCTAAAGAAGGCTGGCTATTCAGTAGCTATCCTTGAATCAGGTAGTATTTTAAAGGGAACCACTGGTTATACCACTGCTAAGATTACTTCTCAGCATAACCTAATTTATGACAAACTCACCAAATCCTTAGGCCAAGAGAAGGCCTGGCAGTATGCCACTGCCAATGAAACTGCAATCAAAACCATTTCAGATATAGTAACAGAACATAAAATAGATTGTGACTTTACGAGGCAAAATGCATATGTTTTTACACAATCAGATGAGTACATCAGTCAGATAGAAGCAGAAACCCTAAGGGCAGTTGACTTGGGCATTGATGCTACATATACAAATGAACTTCAAATACCCATACAAGTAAAGGCTGCTATACAGTTTAATAACCAGGCTCAATTTCATCCAAGAAAATATCTCTTAGCCCTTGCAAATCAAGTTAATGAAAAGGGTGATACCATCTACGAAAACACTAGATGTGTAGATATAAAGGAAAACAGTGTAATTACTGACACTGGCAAAAAGGTCACTGCTAAATATATAGTGATAGCTTCACATTTCCCCTTCTATGAAGGTTTTGGAATGTATTTCACAAGGCTACATCCAGAGCGTTCTTATGTGGTTGGAGTTAAAACAAAGGAAGACTTTGCAGGAGGAATGTATATAAACGCTGAAGAGCCTACCCGTTCACTTCGCTATACAGACTTTGATGGGCAGAAGTTAGTTCTAGTGGGTGGGGAAAATCATAAGACTGGTCAAAGCAAAGATACTTCAATGCATTATAGCAACTTGTTGGATTTTGCTAGGGAGATTTACACTGTTGAAGACGTGCCTTTTCATTGGTCTACCCAAGACCTTCTTACTTTAGATGACATACCTTATGTTGGTAACCTAACAGCTAAACATGAAAACATTTTTGTGGCTACAGGTTTTGGAAAATGGGGAATGACTAACAGTACTGCTGCATCAATGATTATAAGTGACTTAATTACAAAGGGTGAAAACCCATGGTTAGATGTATATAATCCATCTCGTTTTACACCTACAGCCTCTGCTAAGACATTTATCTCAGAAAATTTAAATGTGGCTGCCAACCTTTTTACGGGCAAAATAGCTACCCTCTCAAAACATTCAGAGATAGAAAAAGGTCATGCTGTGGTACTAGAAGGGGGAGGTCAAAAATTAGGTTGTTATAAAGACGAGGAAGGAATCTTACATGTGGTTGATACTACCTGTACACATATGGGTTGTGAGTTAAATTGGAATAACGCTGAAAAATCCTGGGACTGCCCTTGCCACGGGTCTAGGTTTAATCATAAGGGCGTTGTTATTGAAGGACCTGCATATAAAAATCTAAGTTATAAGGGTAATAAAGTAGAGTAG
- a CDS encoding DUF1904 family protein, with product MPQLRFHGVKKEQIKKFSKDLVDELATLIGCPRDHFVLEAIGSNYIFDGEEIEGYPFIEFAWFDRGLEVQDSAAQIVTKHIKSVGYHEVEVAFMVYETRKYYENGQHY from the coding sequence ATGCCTCAACTGCGTTTTCACGGAGTTAAGAAGGAACAGATAAAGAAATTTAGCAAGGATTTAGTTGATGAGCTAGCTACTCTAATCGGGTGTCCAAGGGACCACTTTGTTTTAGAGGCTATTGGCTCTAACTACATATTTGATGGAGAAGAAATTGAGGGTTACCCTTTTATTGAATTTGCATGGTTTGACAGAGGCCTAGAAGTTCAAGATAGTGCGGCACAAATTGTTACGAAACATATCAAATCAGTTGGATATCATGAGGTGGAAGTAGCCTTTATGGTATACGAAACAAGAAAGTACTACGAAAACGGCCAACACTATTAA
- a CDS encoding pseudouridine synthase → MNNKNLKLRLDKVLSHIGVGSRKDLKKMVKEQRITINGELATDPGVYVSPYVDVIAVNKKPIKYREFIYLMMNKPQGVLSATEDRDDEVVVDLLEEEDWVFNPFPVGRLDKDTEGFLLLTNDGKLAHQITSPKKHVPKTYYAVIEGIVTDADADAFSKGVTLDDGYKTLPGELKILKSDTESEIELTIYEGKYHQVKRMFEAVGKRVTYLKRISMGALPLDPELELGEYRELTEEELELLKS, encoded by the coding sequence ATGAACAATAAAAATTTAAAACTTAGACTTGATAAGGTTTTGTCCCATATAGGAGTTGGGTCTAGGAAAGATTTAAAGAAAATGGTTAAGGAGCAGCGAATAACTATAAATGGTGAACTAGCAACTGACCCTGGAGTCTATGTTTCCCCATACGTGGATGTAATAGCAGTAAACAAAAAACCCATAAAATACAGAGAATTCATCTACTTAATGATGAATAAACCCCAAGGAGTACTTTCTGCAACTGAGGATAGAGATGACGAAGTGGTTGTGGACCTTTTAGAAGAAGAGGATTGGGTCTTTAATCCGTTCCCTGTAGGTAGACTAGATAAAGATACCGAAGGCTTTTTGCTACTTACCAACGACGGAAAACTTGCACACCAAATAACTTCACCAAAAAAACATGTACCAAAGACCTACTATGCTGTTATTGAAGGTATTGTTACTGATGCAGACGCTGATGCCTTTAGTAAAGGAGTTACTTTAGATGACGGCTATAAAACCCTACCCGGGGAGCTAAAGATATTAAAAAGTGATACTGAGTCTGAAATTGAACTTACAATATACGAAGGTAAATACCATCAAGTTAAGAGAATGTTTGAAGCCGTTGGCAAAAGAGTTACTTACCTTAAGAGGATATCAATGGGAGCACTACCCCTAGATCCTGAACTAGAATTAGGTGAGTACAGAGAACTGACAGAAGAAGAATTGGAGCTACTAAAAAGCTAA
- a CDS encoding RsmB/NOP family class I SAM-dependent RNA methyltransferase: MNLPQPFIDKMKCLLGADYEKFVLSYNFPKYSGLRANGLKLTPEELTAMLPYLDDKIPWSSDGFYYNEETVRPAKSPLYYAGLYYIQEPSAMMPAELLDVKEGDRVLDLCAAPGGKSLQLAAKIGDSGLLVVNDISSNRAKVLLKNMERYGVRNLVVLNDSPEKIAAHFKGFFDKILVDAPCSGEGMFRKEPDMIKGWSEEEVLKYSSWQREILGHIPALLRPGGNVVYSTCTFSPEENEAQVRNLASENNQFKILKETRLWPHEVRGEGHFVSLLHNEQDTLDDIRDVKNTKSLINLPKESMEAVQAFTKDIWDDPNLDFLNSLMPSNGILLERSGHILWESNLLPNLKGLRVLRSGWLLGTIAKGRFKPSQAFSMGLSKDYVIKATQILNFDSSQSEDMDLAIRFLKGETIQKEDIKWAKGWHLISIDNFPLGWAKSAGLWLKNEYPPGWRWIDGD; this comes from the coding sequence ATGAATTTACCCCAACCCTTTATAGATAAAATGAAATGTCTCTTAGGAGCAGATTACGAAAAGTTTGTGTTAAGCTATAATTTCCCAAAATACTCTGGCCTTAGGGCAAACGGCCTCAAATTAACTCCTGAAGAGCTTACTGCCATGCTCCCTTATTTAGATGATAAAATCCCTTGGAGTAGTGATGGCTTTTACTACAATGAAGAAACAGTCAGACCTGCTAAGAGTCCTTTGTATTACGCTGGACTATATTATATTCAAGAGCCCAGTGCTATGATGCCAGCAGAGCTTTTAGATGTAAAGGAAGGTGACAGGGTCTTAGACCTTTGCGCGGCTCCAGGGGGAAAGTCACTACAGCTAGCTGCTAAAATAGGTGATAGTGGCCTATTAGTAGTAAATGATATTAGTAGTAACCGAGCTAAGGTACTCCTTAAAAATATGGAACGATACGGAGTTAGAAATTTAGTTGTACTCAATGATTCTCCGGAAAAAATTGCAGCTCACTTTAAAGGCTTTTTTGATAAAATCCTTGTGGATGCACCATGTTCAGGGGAAGGTATGTTCAGAAAAGAGCCTGATATGATAAAGGGCTGGAGTGAAGAGGAAGTCTTAAAATACTCCTCCTGGCAAAGGGAAATTTTAGGCCATATCCCCGCTTTGCTAAGGCCTGGAGGAAACGTTGTTTATTCTACTTGTACATTTTCACCGGAAGAAAACGAAGCTCAGGTTAGAAATTTAGCCAGTGAGAATAATCAATTTAAAATACTCAAGGAGACTAGATTGTGGCCCCATGAAGTTCGTGGAGAAGGGCATTTTGTTTCCCTATTACATAATGAACAAGATACCCTAGATGACATAAGAGATGTGAAAAACACTAAGAGCTTGATTAACCTACCCAAAGAAAGTATGGAAGCTGTACAGGCCTTTACTAAAGATATATGGGATGATCCTAACTTAGATTTCCTGAATTCCTTGATGCCATCTAATGGTATATTACTTGAAAGAAGTGGTCATATTCTATGGGAAAGCAATTTGCTTCCTAATCTTAAGGGTTTGAGGGTACTCCGTTCTGGTTGGTTACTAGGGACAATAGCTAAAGGTCGCTTTAAACCCAGTCAAGCTTTTTCCATGGGCCTATCTAAGGACTATGTTATAAAGGCTACCCAGATTTTAAACTTCGATTCCTCCCAATCTGAAGATATGGATCTAGCTATAAGATTTCTAAAGGGAGAAACCATTCAAAAAGAAGACATTAAATGGGCTAAGGGTTGGCACTTAATCTCCATTGATAATTTCCCACTGGGATGGGCAAAAAGTGCAGGTCTATGGCTCAAAAACGAATATCCACCTGGATGGCGGTGGATTGATGGTGATTAA
- a CDS encoding NAD(P)H-dependent flavin oxidoreductase — protein MNMPELKIGDLVASKPIVQGAMGVGVSLSKLAAAVANEGGVGTISAVQIGFNEPDFEKNTVEANIRALRNHIKEARKLSPKGIIGVNILVAINEYREMVKAAVDEGVDIIVSGAGLPTELPGLVKGSKTKIAPIVSSGKAAALICKMWDRKHQVLPDLIVVEGPEAGGHLGFSKEQLESPSCPTLEEATKEVIEAIKPFEEKSGKKIPVIAAGGVYDGKDIAKFIKLGASGVQMATRFVGTYECDAHEKFKEAYVKSTKEGIRLVKSPVGMPGRAVSNKFLEALDKGNIPVKKCFNCLQPCEPKTTPYCISTALINAVEGRVEEGLIFSGTNAYRIDKIVSVKELMDELVKEIKENL, from the coding sequence ATGAATATGCCAGAACTTAAAATAGGGGATTTAGTAGCATCTAAACCCATAGTTCAAGGAGCCATGGGTGTAGGGGTATCTTTATCGAAGCTTGCAGCAGCTGTTGCCAATGAAGGTGGAGTTGGGACTATATCAGCTGTGCAAATAGGTTTTAACGAGCCTGATTTTGAAAAAAATACTGTAGAAGCCAACATAAGGGCTTTAAGAAATCATATAAAAGAAGCTAGAAAACTAAGCCCTAAAGGAATTATAGGGGTTAATATATTAGTTGCCATTAACGAATACAGAGAAATGGTAAAGGCAGCAGTAGATGAAGGAGTAGACATAATTGTATCTGGAGCTGGGCTACCAACGGAACTTCCCGGCTTGGTAAAAGGCTCTAAAACCAAAATTGCACCAATTGTCTCATCGGGTAAAGCTGCAGCTCTAATATGTAAGATGTGGGATCGCAAGCATCAGGTGCTACCTGACTTAATAGTTGTGGAGGGGCCAGAAGCTGGTGGTCACCTAGGTTTTTCTAAAGAACAATTAGAAAGCCCTAGCTGCCCAACCTTAGAAGAAGCCACCAAGGAAGTAATAGAAGCCATTAAACCCTTTGAGGAGAAGTCTGGAAAGAAAATACCAGTCATCGCCGCAGGAGGAGTCTATGACGGTAAAGATATAGCTAAGTTTATCAAACTAGGTGCATCGGGGGTACAAATGGCAACACGCTTTGTTGGCACATATGAGTGTGATGCCCATGAGAAGTTTAAAGAAGCATATGTGAAGTCAACAAAAGAAGGTATAAGGCTAGTTAAAAGTCCTGTTGGTATGCCTGGTAGAGCCGTTTCTAATAAATTCTTAGAGGCTTTAGACAAAGGAAATATACCAGTGAAGAAATGTTTTAACTGCTTACAACCCTGTGAGCCTAAAACCACTCCATATTGTATATCCACGGCATTGATAAATGCTGTGGAGGGTAGAGTGGAAGAAGGTCTTATCTTCTCTGGTACAAACGCCTATAGAATTGATAAGATAGTAAGTGTGAAAGAGCTTATGGATGAACTAGTTAAGGAGATAAAAGAGAATTTATAG